The following proteins are co-located in the Verrucomicrobiia bacterium genome:
- a CDS encoding PAS domain S-box protein, whose translation MKDNQDVDLGADITERKGSESAMARLAAIVESSDDAIIGKDLSSIITSWNTGAEKIFGYSAAEMLGNSIMQLIPADRQDEEKQILGKIRRGESVQHFETVRRAKDGRLVDVSVTVSPIKDSTGKVVGASKIARDITERKLTERALRQSEARYQTIVENLTEGLAVSDLNGQLLHFNRAALDMHGFATLEETRRHLTEFADIFELSGMDGNVWPVDQWPLARILRGETLRNLEARIRRIQTDWLRVFSYGGTLVHDAGGQPIMAVVTISDITKREQAAEEIRQLNVELEQRVVERTAQLQVANKELEAFSYSVSHDLRAPLRHVAGFVELLKGDAGPVLSERSHKYLQTISTSAKRMGDLIDDLLAFSRVGRVEMQKSVVNLNDLVKETLPDLQGETRGRNIVWRIGPLPEVQADRPTLRQVLVNLLANAVKFTRTRDPATIEVGSAPAENNEVIIFVRDNGAGFDPKYTAKLFGVFQRLHASNEFEGTGIGLANVQRIILRHGGRVWAEGAVGQGATFYFSIPKPKET comes from the coding sequence GTGAAGGATAATCAAGACGTGGATTTGGGCGCCGACATCACCGAGCGCAAAGGGTCAGAGTCAGCCATGGCGCGGCTGGCGGCAATCGTTGAATCTTCGGACGATGCCATTATCGGCAAGGACCTGAGCAGCATCATCACGAGTTGGAACACCGGGGCCGAGAAGATCTTCGGCTATTCCGCGGCCGAGATGCTTGGCAACTCGATAATGCAGTTGATCCCAGCCGATCGGCAGGATGAAGAGAAACAAATCCTGGGAAAGATCAGGCGCGGTGAAAGCGTTCAGCATTTTGAGACTGTGCGCCGTGCCAAGGATGGCCGGCTGGTCGATGTTTCGGTCACCGTTTCACCCATCAAGGATTCGACGGGCAAGGTCGTCGGCGCATCGAAAATAGCGCGCGACATCACGGAGCGCAAACTGACGGAGAGGGCGCTGCGGCAGAGCGAAGCACGATATCAGACGATTGTCGAAAACCTCACCGAAGGATTGGCCGTTTCCGATCTCAACGGCCAGTTGCTTCATTTCAACCGGGCGGCGCTGGACATGCACGGCTTTGCCACCCTGGAGGAAACCCGTCGTCACCTGACCGAATTCGCTGACATATTCGAGCTCTCTGGCATGGACGGCAACGTCTGGCCTGTGGATCAATGGCCGCTTGCCCGCATCCTGCGCGGCGAGACGCTTCGCAACCTGGAGGCGCGCATCCGGCGCATCCAGACCGATTGGCTGCGGGTCTTCAGTTACGGTGGCACGCTCGTCCATGACGCGGGTGGCCAGCCAATAATGGCGGTTGTCACGATCAGCGACATCACCAAGCGCGAGCAGGCCGCCGAAGAGATTCGCCAACTGAATGTCGAGTTGGAGCAACGCGTCGTCGAACGTACGGCGCAACTGCAAGTTGCCAACAAAGAATTGGAGGCGTTTTCATATTCCGTTTCCCACGATCTGCGCGCGCCGTTACGCCATGTGGCGGGATTCGTGGAACTGCTGAAGGGCGATGCCGGGCCCGTTCTCTCGGAAAGGAGTCACAAATATTTGCAAACGATTTCCACGTCCGCAAAGCGTATGGGGGATTTGATTGACGATTTGCTGGCGTTTTCGCGAGTCGGACGCGTTGAAATGCAGAAGTCCGTCGTCAACCTGAATGACCTCGTCAAAGAAACGCTGCCCGATCTCCAAGGCGAAACCCGGGGACGGAACATCGTTTGGAGAATCGGTCCGCTGCCCGAAGTGCAGGCGGATCGCCCGACGCTGCGCCAAGTGTTGGTCAATCTCCTTGCCAATGCCGTGAAGTTCACCCGCACACGCGACCCGGCCACCATTGAAGTCGGTTCCGCCCCGGCTGAGAACAATGAAGTCATCATCTTTGTCCGCGACAACGGAGCCGGGTTCGATCCGAAATACACTGCCAAGCTTTTCGGCGTGTTCCAACGCTTACATGCCAGCAATGAATTCGAAGGCACCGGCATCGGGCTGGCGAACGTCCAGCGCATCATCCTGCGCCACGGGGGCCGGGTGTGGGCGGAAGGCGCGGTGGGCCAGGGCGCGACATTTTACTTCTCAATCCCAAAACCAAAGGAGACATGA
- a CDS encoding response regulator, with translation MNAEIKTILLAEDDPNDVELTLTALEEYHLANQVAVVHDGEEALDYLYRRGKFVARFNGNPIFALLDLKMPKLNGIEVLRQMKGDEKLKTIPVIVLSSSREAPDLAECYKLGVNAYVVKPVDFQDFIKAVKELGIFWAAINEPPPNHVAERV, from the coding sequence ATGAATGCTGAGATAAAAACCATTTTGTTGGCCGAAGACGATCCCAATGATGTGGAACTGACGCTGACGGCGCTGGAGGAATACCACCTGGCGAACCAGGTGGCGGTCGTCCACGATGGCGAGGAGGCGCTGGATTATCTGTACCGCCGCGGAAAATTCGTGGCCCGCTTCAACGGCAACCCCATCTTCGCACTGCTCGACCTGAAAATGCCGAAACTGAACGGGATCGAAGTGCTGCGACAGATGAAGGGGGATGAAAAACTGAAAACGATACCTGTTATCGTGCTTTCTTCTTCCCGTGAAGCGCCCGATCTGGCCGAATGTTACAAATTGGGCGTCAACGCGTATGTGGTTAAACCAGTTGATTTTCAAGACTTTATAAAAGCTGTAAAGGAACTGGGTATCTTTTGGGCGGCCATCAATGAGCCACCTCCAAATCACGTAGCAGAAAGGGTCTAA
- a CDS encoding response regulator, with the protein MKSPLCVLHLEDDENDADLASSILEAEGIPCEIKRVETRADFAAAIEQDGFDIIFSDFSLPTFDGMSALELVRKRCPDVPFILISGTLGEEFAIESLKSGATDYVLKQRLSRLAPAVRRAMQEIEVRTDHKQLEAQLIEAQKMEVLGQLAGGIAHDFNNLLAVVMGNTELMMTKLPPNDPLRKEVEEIGQAADRAVGLTRQLLGFSRKQTVQPVVLDLSEVVAGTDKMLRRLIDENIELQIVSGKELGRVKADSGYVGQVLMNLVVNARDAMPKGGKLTIETRDVTLDENYAQAHPGVAPGNYVMLAVCDTGTGMTDEVQARLFEAFFTTKPKGKGTGLGLATCQTIIKQCNGHIDVFSKLGEGTIFKIYFPRVERALEPSVRPVARGGTMPRGTETILFVEDEPSVRQLGCGVLESLGYSVLRAANGQEGLRMARETKGQPIRLVVTDVIMPQMGGKMMAEWLKATYPDLKVLYTSGYTDDALAEHGVLEPGVAFLPKPYTPATLSRTVRELLDDEGESVAGLNAKEVFDPTIRLEKLASTV; encoded by the coding sequence ATGAAATCCCCTCTTTGCGTTCTGCATTTGGAAGACGACGAAAACGACGCCGACCTGGCGTCGTCGATTCTCGAGGCCGAAGGCATTCCCTGCGAAATCAAGCGCGTCGAAACTCGCGCTGACTTCGCCGCAGCAATTGAACAGGACGGCTTCGATATTATCTTCTCGGACTTTTCGCTGCCCACCTTCGACGGGATGTCCGCGCTGGAACTGGTGCGGAAACGATGTCCCGACGTGCCTTTTATTCTGATCTCGGGCACGCTCGGCGAGGAATTCGCGATTGAATCACTCAAGAGCGGAGCGACGGATTACGTGTTGAAGCAACGTCTCTCACGCCTTGCGCCTGCCGTGCGCCGCGCGATGCAGGAGATCGAGGTCCGCACGGATCACAAGCAGCTTGAGGCACAGCTCATCGAAGCCCAGAAGATGGAAGTGCTTGGTCAACTCGCCGGCGGGATAGCGCACGATTTTAACAACCTGCTGGCAGTCGTTATGGGTAACACCGAGCTAATGATGACCAAGCTTCCCCCAAACGATCCCCTGCGGAAAGAAGTGGAAGAGATCGGGCAGGCCGCCGACCGTGCCGTGGGTTTGACACGTCAACTCCTGGGGTTCAGTCGCAAGCAGACAGTCCAGCCCGTCGTCCTCGACCTCAGCGAAGTTGTCGCTGGGACGGACAAAATGCTGCGACGCCTGATCGATGAGAATATCGAACTGCAAATCGTGTCAGGAAAAGAACTGGGCCGTGTCAAAGCCGACTCGGGCTACGTCGGACAGGTCTTGATGAACCTGGTCGTCAACGCCCGCGATGCCATGCCCAAGGGTGGCAAGCTCACCATCGAAACGCGCGACGTCACATTGGATGAGAACTACGCACAGGCGCACCCAGGCGTGGCCCCCGGAAATTATGTGATGTTAGCGGTCTGTGACACGGGCACCGGCATGACCGATGAAGTGCAAGCCCGCCTCTTTGAAGCATTCTTCACGACCAAGCCGAAGGGCAAAGGCACCGGCCTGGGTCTGGCAACCTGCCAGACCATCATCAAACAGTGCAACGGCCACATCGATGTCTTCAGCAAGTTGGGCGAAGGCACGATTTTTAAGATTTATTTTCCACGTGTTGAACGGGCTTTGGAGCCCTCGGTACGCCCGGTCGCCAGGGGAGGAACAATGCCACGGGGCACGGAAACGATTTTGTTTGTGGAGGACGAACCGTCCGTGCGTCAGTTGGGTTGCGGTGTTCTGGAATCTCTCGGCTACAGCGTATTGCGGGCGGCCAACGGTCAGGAGGGGTTACGTATGGCTCGCGAGACAAAGGGCCAGCCGATTCGTTTGGTTGTCACGGATGTCATCATGCCTCAAATGGGCGGCAAAATGATGGCCGAGTGGTTGAAGGCGACGTACCCGGATCTCAAAGTCCTCTACACGTCCGGCTACACCGACGACGCCCTTGCGGAACACGGCGTGCTTGAGCCCGGCGTCGCGTTTCTGCCGAAGCCCTATACCCCGGCGACCCTCTCCCGCACTGTGCGCGAACTGCTGGATGACGAAGGCGAGTCTGTCGCGGGATTGAATGCAAAAGAGGTCTTCGACCCAACCATCCGATTGGAAAAACTCGCATCTACTGTATAG
- a CDS encoding TonB-dependent receptor — protein sequence MKPGSSSGETDSGIGDWLNRCGRKGAFAGLMLLVAGGVEAADSSSPSARSSTNSVADLSLEDLVNLKVTSVSKKEERLDDAAAAIFVLSNDDLHRSGATTVADALRLVPGLQVAAIDSGDWAISARGFNSQFANKLLVMIDGRTVYSPLFSGVYWDAQQVFLDDVDRIEVIRGPGATVWGANAVDGVISIISKSARDTQGDLVYGGGGDEHLALGGARYGGKINEDTYYRVYDTYQLNDNFEFANGQSANDSWDINKAGYRVDHYTHNDGQMTWQGDGYTGDLDNHDGSMYGFNTLGRWTQRISDRSSYEVQAYYDHTYRNDTLAEVALDTADLSLQHTFGLGECNDVIWGLGYRFTDSQLFKANSPAITILRHELAVNLFSAFVQDELKIIPDKLTFTAGTKVEHNDFTGFEVQPSARLMFKPTENQTVWAAVSRAVRTPSEAESKEFITFALGAPVVGPGGGLYVPTFVGNTQLKSEDVLAYELGYRIQPGRRVSVDVATFYNNYSELVGQVPTGFTPGVPVGTETVQPENTLQGQSYGGEAVVTYAATDFWRLSASYTLLLMHLRGQPTTVAKGDELNAPTHQVVLRSSCDFTRSLSLDADLRYVDNVQEVPAYVTADVRLSYRPTPNWELSVVGQNLLDDHHPEQASTIGAPTVEVPRGFYGKVTWRY from the coding sequence ATGAAACCCGGTTCATCCAGTGGCGAAACTGACTCGGGCATCGGCGATTGGTTGAACCGATGCGGCAGAAAGGGTGCATTTGCCGGACTGATGCTGCTCGTTGCCGGCGGCGTCGAGGCGGCGGATTCCAGCTCACCTTCGGCCAGGTCGTCAACCAATTCGGTGGCGGACCTTTCCCTGGAAGATCTGGTCAACCTCAAAGTCACTTCTGTTTCCAAGAAAGAGGAAAGGCTCGATGACGCTGCCGCGGCCATTTTTGTTTTGAGCAATGACGACCTGCACCGCTCGGGCGCCACCACCGTGGCGGACGCGTTGCGACTGGTACCCGGGTTACAGGTAGCCGCGATTGATTCTGGCGATTGGGCAATCTCCGCGCGCGGTTTCAATTCCCAATTTGCCAACAAGCTGTTGGTCATGATTGACGGTCGCACCGTCTATTCGCCCTTGTTCTCCGGAGTCTATTGGGACGCCCAGCAAGTGTTCCTCGATGATGTGGACCGAATCGAAGTAATCCGCGGTCCGGGCGCAACGGTCTGGGGCGCCAACGCGGTCGACGGCGTGATCAGTATTATAAGCAAGAGCGCCCGGGATACCCAGGGAGATCTCGTCTATGGCGGCGGCGGTGACGAGCACCTGGCGTTGGGCGGCGCGCGTTACGGCGGCAAGATCAACGAAGACACCTACTATCGCGTCTACGACACCTACCAGCTCAATGACAATTTTGAGTTCGCGAACGGGCAGTCGGCCAATGACAGCTGGGACATCAACAAAGCCGGCTACCGCGTCGATCACTACACACACAACGACGGCCAAATGACCTGGCAGGGAGACGGCTACACCGGCGATCTGGACAACCATGACGGCAGCATGTACGGCTTCAATACTCTTGGGCGCTGGACGCAACGCATCTCCGATCGTTCGAGTTATGAGGTGCAGGCCTACTATGACCACACGTACCGGAACGATACCCTGGCCGAGGTCGCGTTGGACACTGCCGACCTGAGTTTACAGCACACCTTTGGGCTGGGTGAATGCAATGACGTTATCTGGGGGCTCGGCTATCGGTTCACCGACTCGCAGTTATTCAAAGCAAACAGCCCGGCAATCACAATCCTCAGGCATGAGCTCGCCGTGAATCTCTTTAGCGCATTTGTGCAGGACGAACTCAAGATCATCCCTGACAAGCTCACGTTCACGGCGGGTACGAAAGTCGAGCATAACGATTTCACCGGATTTGAAGTGCAGCCCAGCGCCCGCCTCATGTTCAAGCCGACTGAAAACCAGACGGTCTGGGCCGCGGTGTCCCGTGCTGTGCGAACACCCAGTGAGGCGGAAAGCAAAGAGTTCATCACCTTCGCCTTGGGCGCGCCTGTGGTCGGTCCCGGCGGCGGGCTTTATGTGCCGACATTTGTCGGCAACACCCAACTCAAATCTGAAGATGTGCTGGCTTACGAACTCGGTTATCGCATCCAGCCCGGTCGGCGCGTCAGCGTAGATGTGGCCACGTTCTACAACAACTACAGCGAGCTTGTAGGTCAGGTACCAACCGGTTTCACTCCGGGTGTACCAGTCGGCACCGAAACGGTTCAACCCGAGAACACCCTCCAAGGCCAATCCTACGGTGGTGAAGCGGTCGTGACCTACGCGGCGACGGACTTCTGGCGTTTGTCCGCCAGTTACACGCTCTTGTTGATGCACCTGCGGGGACAACCCACCACCGTCGCCAAGGGGGACGAATTGAACGCCCCCACGCATCAGGTCGTGCTGCGTTCCTCGTGCGATTTCACTCGCTCCCTCAGCTTGGATGCAGACTTGCGCTACGTGGACAACGTCCAAGAGGTACCAGCTTACGTCACGGCGGATGTACGTTTGTCCTACCGCCCCACGCCCAATTGGGAGTTGTCCGTCGTGGGGCAGAATCTTCTGGACGACCACCATCCCGAGCAAGCGAGCACCATCGGCGCACCGACTGTCGAGGTCCCACGCGGATTTTACGGGAAGGTCACATGGCGATACTGA
- a CDS encoding YfiR family protein has translation MGWIAGTSISAAKEELPSEYQVKAAFLFNFAKYVDWPAAAFPGPNAPIVIGVMAKDRFDDDLRQAVEGKTVNGRPFVIKHLAADSELNGCHILFISGLEASRMGAILDKTRALPVLTVGEDEPFARNGGIISFVLRNGNVRLDIDLAAAKKAGLTISSRLLAVADVVKGKTN, from the coding sequence ATGGGATGGATCGCCGGAACATCGATTTCCGCCGCGAAAGAAGAGTTGCCTTCCGAGTACCAGGTCAAAGCCGCCTTTCTCTTCAACTTCGCCAAATACGTGGACTGGCCAGCGGCGGCGTTCCCGGGCCCCAATGCGCCCATCGTCATCGGGGTCATGGCGAAAGATCGGTTCGATGACGATCTGCGTCAGGCTGTCGAGGGCAAAACCGTCAACGGCCGGCCTTTCGTCATCAAACATCTTGCGGCAGACTCGGAATTGAACGGTTGCCACATTTTGTTCATCAGCGGATTGGAAGCCTCCCGTATGGGCGCAATTTTGGATAAAACCAGGGCGTTGCCCGTGCTCACCGTAGGCGAGGACGAACCGTTCGCGCGAAACGGTGGCATCATTTCCTTCGTGCTCAGAAATGGAAATGTCCGACTCGACATTGATCTCGCGGCGGCAAAGAAAGCCGGGTTGACCATCAGTTCCCGATTGCTGGCGGTGGCGGATGTGGTGAAAGGCAAGACCAACTAA
- a CDS encoding response regulator, translating into MRFLTNLSLRRKQMLIIMLTSSVALLLACAAFIAYDTVTFRRELSEKITILADAIGNNCAAAIDFNDPKTAKETLGGLRADDSIVSASVYSRDGRVFAVYQRDTASSFVPPAVQPTSQEFTSDELHLFRAIKQGGVMTGTIFVASNLKNLSARRMSYVVIVGLVFLTSLLVALVLSSRLQRLVSNPILHLAEVARAVAQDKNYSLRAKKQSNDEIGQLVVGFNEMLAQIQQRDAALQSARGELEIRVTERTADLKKANEALQVENAERKRTEESLRQSEEKFRQLASNITDVFWMTSPDQKEVLYVSPGYELIWGRSAESLYANPHQWAEAILPEERGRVFAIFRALTRSEPSVSVEYRIARPDGTVRWVHDRGFQVHDAAGNLVRLTGIVTDITERKQMEAQLVQSQKMETVGKLAGGIAHEFNSILTAIIGQSELLLGDLPSGSPHCANAIAIRKAADLAAALTKQLLAYGRKQLLRQDTLDLNRVLTSMEGMLSHLMGSDVNVRIVPAAGLPAVKADAGQIEQVIMNVAINAREAMRRGGKLTLETSLVTFDEEYVSRFPEVKAGDYVMLAISDTGTGMSEEVKAHLFEPFFTTKGVGEGAGLGLATCHGIIKQSGGHINVYSEPSRGTTFKIYLPRVEQRTDLSTAKPALPDLPRGTETILLVEDDPSLREMVSLLLQRLGYTVRVAANGLEALNLIQQPHNGHIDLLFTDIVMPQMDGKELSDRIRALHPQTKTLFTSAYTENAAIHQGVLREGVALLQKPFTPSALAQKLRAVLDGRS; encoded by the coding sequence ATGCGCTTTCTGACAAATCTCTCGCTCCGGCGCAAGCAAATGCTGATCATCATGCTGACCAGCAGCGTTGCGCTGTTGCTCGCCTGTGCCGCGTTTATCGCCTACGACACGGTCACCTTCCGCCGGGAGTTGAGCGAAAAGATTACCATTCTTGCCGATGCCATCGGCAACAACTGCGCGGCGGCCATTGATTTTAACGATCCCAAGACCGCCAAGGAAACGCTTGGTGGGTTGCGCGCTGATGACAGTATCGTTTCTGCCAGCGTTTATTCCCGGGATGGCCGGGTGTTTGCCGTTTACCAGCGGGATACCGCTTCATCGTTTGTACCGCCTGCGGTCCAGCCCACCAGCCAGGAATTCACCAGCGATGAACTGCACCTGTTTCGCGCAATCAAGCAGGGCGGCGTGATGACGGGCACGATTTTTGTCGCGTCAAACTTGAAGAACCTTTCGGCGCGCCGCATGAGTTATGTGGTGATCGTGGGTTTGGTGTTCCTCACCTCATTGCTGGTCGCCCTTGTGTTGTCGAGCCGGTTGCAGCGGCTGGTGTCCAATCCGATCCTGCATCTCGCGGAGGTGGCGCGGGCCGTGGCGCAGGACAAAAATTATTCGTTGCGGGCGAAAAAACAAAGCAACGACGAAATCGGCCAGTTGGTGGTCGGGTTCAATGAAATGCTCGCGCAAATTCAGCAGCGGGACGCCGCGTTGCAGTCGGCGCGCGGCGAACTTGAAATACGCGTGACCGAACGCACCGCTGACCTGAAGAAGGCCAACGAAGCCTTGCAGGTGGAAAATGCCGAGCGCAAACGGACGGAAGAGTCACTGCGCCAAAGCGAGGAGAAATTCCGCCAGTTGGCGAGTAACATCACCGACGTATTCTGGATGACTTCGCCCGACCAGAAAGAAGTGCTCTACGTCAGTCCGGGGTATGAACTGATTTGGGGCCGTTCCGCGGAAAGTCTCTATGCCAATCCTCACCAGTGGGCTGAAGCCATCCTGCCGGAGGAACGCGGGCGCGTCTTCGCCATCTTCCGCGCGCTTACGCGAAGCGAACCCAGCGTGAGCGTTGAGTATCGGATCGCGCGCCCCGACGGCACAGTCCGCTGGGTCCATGACCGTGGTTTTCAAGTCCACGACGCCGCTGGCAATCTGGTTCGTCTCACGGGCATTGTCACCGACATCACCGAGCGCAAGCAGATGGAGGCCCAGTTGGTTCAATCCCAGAAAATGGAAACGGTCGGCAAATTGGCCGGTGGGATCGCCCACGAGTTTAACAGCATCCTGACGGCGATCATCGGCCAGAGTGAACTGCTGCTCGGCGATCTTCCCTCGGGAAGTCCGCACTGTGCCAACGCGATCGCCATCCGCAAAGCCGCCGATCTTGCCGCCGCGCTGACCAAGCAACTTCTGGCATACGGCCGCAAACAGCTCCTGCGGCAGGACACCCTCGATCTAAACCGGGTCCTGACGAGCATGGAAGGCATGTTGAGCCACTTGATGGGCAGCGATGTCAATGTGCGCATCGTTCCCGCCGCTGGCCTGCCAGCGGTGAAGGCGGACGCCGGACAAATTGAGCAGGTCATCATGAACGTCGCCATTAACGCCCGCGAAGCAATGCGTCGTGGCGGGAAACTCACGCTGGAGACGTCCCTGGTCACATTCGACGAAGAGTACGTCAGTCGCTTTCCCGAGGTGAAGGCGGGAGATTACGTTATGCTCGCCATCTCGGATACGGGCACCGGTATGAGCGAGGAAGTCAAAGCGCATCTCTTCGAGCCGTTCTTCACGACCAAGGGTGTCGGCGAAGGCGCGGGATTGGGATTAGCCACGTGCCACGGCATCATCAAACAAAGCGGCGGCCACATCAACGTTTACAGCGAACCCAGCCGAGGCACCACGTTCAAGATTTATCTCCCCCGGGTTGAACAGCGAACAGACCTTTCCACGGCAAAGCCTGCGTTACCCGATCTCCCGCGCGGGACCGAAACGATCCTGTTGGTCGAGGATGATCCCTCGCTGCGTGAGATGGTCAGCCTGTTGTTGCAGCGGTTGGGTTACACCGTGCGGGTGGCTGCCAATGGTCTCGAAGCCTTGAACCTGATCCAGCAACCGCACAACGGACATATCGATTTGCTGTTCACGGACATCGTGATGCCGCAAATGGACGGCAAAGAATTGTCCGACCGCATTCGCGCTTTGCATCCCCAAACCAAAACACTTTTTACGTCCGCCTACACGGAGAACGCCGCCATCCATCAGGGAGTGCTGCGTGAAGGCGTAGCGCTCCTGCAAAAGCCGTTCACACCTTCCGCGCTTGCGCAGAAATTGCGCGCCGTCCTTGATGGCCGTTCTTAA
- a CDS encoding Calx-beta domain-containing protein — MFGQSAYTANLSQSNALITIIFSGSTDATASVLFSTSDGTATATVDYVAVSTTENFPAQVTTNPVAIVTNTVPITLLNNGVPGSSRTVNLALSSPTGPATLGSPSSAVLTIINNAMQQLQFAGGTFSVDDTNDVAVITVVRTNGTNGTVAVDFSTSDGSAKAGVDYTATNGTVAFADGVLTNTFEIPIISPPLGALETNRTVNLTLSNPTGGAALGSPIHAQLTIIATGPQVIELSAATYNVREHVGHAIITAIRFGDSSDQNSVDYATSDGTAINGVDYFSTSGTLIFSPGASQSSFSFSILEFKTFQSNKTVNVTLSNPAEGSLTQDTAVVTIVNDNPQSITFTNSDGDVVTLLLKFAGTMSASQFEPLALDLSATDSGSVLTIKVKKNKAGTGLLEIDHITGDGGCRLIDARDFDVVGVDGIQLGDYLGELKIHDLLNGAVIIANGSVNQNTSITAHNIDDGSAIALGSRLKRLSAARFGEDTTIDAPRIGSISIKGDKRNAIPGDFGGTITLSGDGIETNQFALENLAVSGMISGANITVANGSIGSISAFQMIDSTVFVGYTPDDPDSPLTSGEFVADLRLASVTIRSTTNGFENSDLAASLVGSVKLSSVVIDNGGIEFGVAASQHIGEVTVRTPIFHWRAPSANNGTNNDQTLGDFHVLQ; from the coding sequence ATGTTTGGCCAATCTGCTTACACCGCGAACCTGTCGCAAAGCAATGCGCTTATCACCATCATTTTCTCGGGCAGTACGGATGCTACGGCTTCGGTGCTTTTTTCGACTAGTGATGGTACTGCCACGGCCACGGTGGACTATGTTGCTGTCTCTACCACTGAGAATTTTCCCGCGCAAGTCACGACCAACCCGGTGGCAATCGTAACCAACACAGTCCCAATCACCCTTCTGAACAACGGTGTGCCGGGATCCAGCCGGACCGTCAACCTTGCCCTGTCCAGCCCCACCGGACCTGCCACGCTGGGTAGCCCGTCCAGCGCCGTGCTCACGATTATCAATAACGCAATGCAACAGTTGCAGTTTGCGGGGGGAACATTCTCGGTGGATGATACGAACGACGTCGCGGTTATCACCGTGGTCCGAACCAACGGGACGAATGGGACAGTAGCGGTCGATTTCAGCACCAGCGACGGCTCGGCGAAGGCCGGGGTCGACTACACAGCGACGAATGGGACGGTCGCGTTTGCTGATGGAGTCCTCACGAACACCTTCGAAATTCCGATCATAAGCCCACCCTTGGGCGCTCTCGAAACCAACCGGACGGTCAATCTGACGCTTAGCAATCCCACCGGCGGCGCTGCCCTGGGCAGTCCCATACACGCCCAGTTGACAATCATCGCGACGGGCCCGCAGGTTATTGAGTTGAGCGCGGCTACCTACAACGTCCGCGAACATGTCGGTCACGCCATAATCACAGCAATCCGGTTTGGCGATTCCAGTGACCAGAATAGCGTCGATTATGCCACCAGTGACGGCACAGCAATTAATGGCGTCGACTATTTCAGCACCAGCGGCACACTCATCTTTTCGCCGGGCGCTTCCCAGTCGAGTTTCAGTTTTTCCATTTTGGAATTCAAGACATTCCAAAGCAACAAGACTGTCAATGTGACGCTGTCCAATCCCGCGGAAGGTTCCCTCACCCAAGACACAGCCGTGGTGACAATCGTCAACGACAACCCGCAGTCGATTACATTCACAAATTCGGACGGTGATGTGGTAACGCTGCTGCTAAAATTCGCCGGGACAATGTCGGCTTCCCAATTTGAGCCCCTCGCCCTGGATCTGTCCGCGACCGACTCCGGCAGCGTTCTCACGATCAAGGTCAAGAAGAACAAGGCGGGAACGGGTTTACTGGAGATTGACCATATCACTGGGGATGGTGGATGCCGTCTCATCGACGCGCGGGATTTTGATGTCGTCGGGGTTGATGGCATCCAACTGGGTGACTACCTGGGAGAACTGAAGATCCACGACCTCCTCAACGGCGCGGTTATCATCGCCAACGGTTCTGTAAACCAGAACACCAGCATCACGGCCCACAACATTGACGATGGCAGCGCCATCGCCCTCGGGAGCAGGCTCAAAAGGCTGAGCGCTGCGCGCTTTGGCGAGGACACCACGATCGACGCACCGCGGATCGGCAGCATCTCCATCAAGGGCGACAAACGTAACGCTATTCCGGGTGATTTCGGGGGAACCATTACCCTATCCGGCGATGGCATCGAGACCAATCAGTTTGCCCTCGAGAATCTCGCTGTGTCCGGCATGATCAGCGGCGCCAATATCACCGTCGCCAATGGCAGCATTGGTTCCATCAGCGCTTTCCAGATGATTGATTCCACCGTCTTCGTTGGTTACACGCCGGACGATCCCGACAGCCCGTTAACCAGCGGTGAATTCGTAGCGGACCTGCGCCTCGCGAGCGTTACCATCCGCTCGACCACCAATGGTTTTGAAAACAGCGATCTCGCCGCTTCCCTGGTTGGCAGCGTCAAGCTTTCCAGCGTCGTCATTGACAACGGCGGGATCGAGTTCGGTGTCGCAGCCAGCCAACATATTGGAGAAGTTACAGTCCGGACCCCAATCTTCCACTGGCGTGCCCCCAGTGCGAACAACGGCACCAACAACGATCAGACCCTGGGTGATTTCCACGTCTTGCAATAG